In Bactrocera oleae isolate idBacOlea1 chromosome 5, idBacOlea1, whole genome shotgun sequence, a genomic segment contains:
- the LOC106623850 gene encoding TBC domain-containing protein kinase-like protein has translation MHQSSSKPESRLAAITFFAKTHPGDVCGSNGLPLTPNSIAILGRAQRLKDLKHPHLCQYLDFVRGKHERTIVVSEYFGTTLQDKSRVALLEPLIARIFYQIVCALKELSEQNLVVHNLEPKHILLDDCNNVKIFNYGLYHMTKCGDYVPFPIGNVRYMPPERFLGAKNNIKSDIWSLGMIVAELLLQTTFWPNMKISNITRKILSFMQVENVFEKIAREHNCLERYAQINRELRAFVEECLNVAASKRPLPTELLSHPYFSKDVNTYAYTEPPKSNVLLLRCPLEQIYYWWQLAGGDVQSELKKEGLIRSEAPILAIPQIVCLNGAIVGPKRSQSYLMDDRVVPLKLNNLFEKLCNLPAMAYFPLIHSPKFPHNFGASMAQLPLVIREKDIEYQFYRVRLFSRLLKGYPYTSDMIRKEAAKDIPPYLRGPIWACLLDVIPIGSYEKIDKFTPTSTDRQIEVDIPRCHQYDELLSSPVGHCKLKRLLKAWVTAHPQYVYWQGLDSLTAPFLYLNFNNEELAFLSLYKFIPKYLQWFFLRDNSAIIKEYLSKFSQLTAFHEPILAKHLSSINFIPELFAIPWFLTMFSHVFPLHKIMHLWDKLMLGDSSYPLFIGISILKQLKSTLLSSGFNECILLFSDLPDIVMENCVLESQKMYECTPKSVSHRLHVLREEPLTEFDITTDVTLAHLQAEMCPRISAKDFTNLLHHAPTDMCALDLRSAVEYSHVRVPHSLNVPFVAAQMSEPRLDVLGVPQLDELIQGRIVICISNTHEHAVRFSKFLVECGVMRVCILHKGFNILHTIEPNILISN, from the exons ATGCATCAATCATCAAGTAAACCTGAGTCTCGCTTGGCTGCAATCACTTTCTTTGCGAAAACACATCCTGGTGATGTATGCGGTAGCAACGGATTACCTCTGACGCCAAACTCGATTGCGATATTAGGACGCGCGCAAAGGCTCAAGGATTTGAAACACCCTCATTTGTGTCAATATTTAGATTTTGTGCGTGGTAAACATG AGCGTACAATCGTTGTATCTGAATACTTTGGCACCACTCTGCAGGATAAATCACGAGTTGCTTTACTTGAACCTTTGATTGCACGGATATTTTACCAAATTGTCTGCGCACTTAAAGAGTTGTCAGAGCAAAATTTAGTTGTACATAATTTGGAACCAAAACATATACTCTTGGACGACTGTAACaacgttaaaatttttaactacgGCTTATATCATATGACGAAGTGTGGAGACTATGTACCCTTTCCAATCGG AAATGTTCGTTACATGCCACCGGAACGATTTCTTGGTgcgaaaaataacataaaaagcgACATTTGGTCACTGGGAATGATTGTGGCTGAACTTTTACTTCAGACAACCTTTTGGCCTAACATGAAAATCTCAAATATAACGCGTAAAATACTTTCATTTATGCAAGTAGagaatgtttttgaaaaaattgcacggGAACACAACTGTCTGGAACGATATGCGCAAATTAATAGAGAATTACGTGCATTCGTTGAAGAATGCTTAAATGTTGCAGCATCAAAACGCCCACTGCCAACGGAACTATTGTCACAtccatatttttcaaaagatgtcaatacatacgcatatactgAACCACCAAAATCCAACGTTTTACTATTACGTTGCCCACTTGAACAAATTTATTACTGGTGGCAACTAGCTGGCGGCGATGTTCAGAGTGAATTGAAAAAAGAAGGCCTTATTCGCAGCGAAGCACCAATATTAGCCATACCGCAAATAGTATGCTTAAATGGGGCGATTGTCGGACCAAAACGCAGTCAAAGCTATCTCATGGATGATCGCGTGGTGCCACTAAAATTGAATAATCTCTTTGAAAAACTATGCAATCTACCAGCCATGGCATATTTTCCTTTAATACATTCACCGAAATTTCCACACAATTTCGGCGCTAGTATGGCGCAATTGCCGCTGGTTATACGTGAAAAAGATATCGAATATCAATTTTACCGTGTGCGACTTTTTTCGAGATTACTAAAG GGTTATCCTTATACGAGTGACATGATACGCAAGGAGGCTGCCAAAGATATACCACCATATTTACGTGGCCCCATTTGGGCTTGCCTGCTCGATGTAATACCGATTGGCAGTTATGAGAAGATCGACAAGTTTACGCCCACTTCTACCGATCGTCAA ATCGAAGTAGACATACCTCGCTGTCATCAATACGATGAGTTACTATCGTCGCCGGTGGGTCACTGTAAGCTGAAACGACTTTTAAAAGCTTGGGTGACTGCTCATCCACAATATGTGTATTGGCAAGGTTTAGATTCACTGACTGCACCATTTCTGTATCTCAACTTTAATAATGAAG AGTTGGCGTTCCTCAGTCTATACAAATTTATACCGAAATATCTTCAGTGGTTTTTTCTGCGAGACAATTCGGCGATTATTAAAGAATATTTGAGCAAATTTTCACAACTCACAGCATTCCATGAACCAATTTTGGCTAAGCATTTATCAAGCATCAATTTTATACCGGAGCTATTCGCTATACCTTGGTTCCTCACTATGTTTTCac ACGTTTTCCCGCTCCACAAGATTATGCATCTTTGGGACAAACTCATGCTGGGCGACAGCTCATATCCGCTATTCATCGGCATCTCTATATTAAAACAGCTAAAGAGCACGCTGCTCAGCTCTGGCTTTAACGAATGCATTTTACTCTTTTCCGATTTACCCGATATCGTTATGGAGAATTGTGTCTTAGAATCACAAAAGATGTACGAATGCACACCGAAAAGTGTTTCACATCGTCTGCATGTGCTACGCGAGGAACCTCTAACTGAATTT GATATTACAACTGACGTTACGCTGGCGCACTTGCAAGCTGAGATGTGTCCACGTATCAGCGCCAAAGATTTCACGAATCTCCTGCATCACGCGCCAACCGACATGTGTGCGCTGGATTTGCGCAGCGCTGTGGAATATTCACATGTGCGCGTGCCACATAGCCTTAATGTGCCGTTTGTCGCTGCACAAATGTCAGAACCGCGACTAGATGTGCTAGGTGTGCCGCAATTGGACGAACTAATACAGGGTCGTATTGTCATATGCATTAGCAATACACACGAACACGCCGTGCGG TTCTCGAAATTTTTGGTGGAGTGCGGTGTGATGCGCGTCTGCATCTTGCATAAAGGCTTCAATATTTTGCACACCATTGAACCAAACATACTGATTTCCAATTAA
- the RpS2 gene encoding small ribosomal subunit protein uS5: protein MADAAPARGGFRGGFGSRGGRGGRGRGRGRGRGRGRGGKEDSKEWVPVTKLGRLVRDGKIHSLEEIYLYSLPIKEFEIIDFFVGTALRDEVLKIMPVQKQTRAGQRTRFKAFVAIGDNNGHIGLGVKCSKEVATAIRGAIILAKLSVVPVRRGYWGNKIGKPHTVPCKVTGKCGSVSVRLIPAPRGTGIVSAPVPKKLLTMAGIEDCYTSARGSTGTLGNFAKATYAAIAKTYAYLTPDLWKEMPLGATPYQEFADFLAEKPGSAPRHQVEA, encoded by the coding sequence ATGGCGGACGCAGCTCCAGCCCGTGGTGGTTTCCGTGGAGGATTTGGTTCTCGTGGTGGCCGTGGAGGTCGTGGACGTGGTCGCGGTCGTGGCCGTGGACGTGGTCGTGGAGGCAAGGAGGACTCCAAGGAATGGGTTCCAGTCACCAAATTGGGTCGCTTAGTGCGAGATGGAAAAATCCATTCATTGGAGGAAATCTACCTTTACTCTTTGCCCATTAAAGAGTTCGAAATCATTGATTTCTTTGTGGGCACAGCTCTTCGTGATGAGGTATTGAAAATCATGCCTGTCCAGAAACAAACCCGTGCCGGTCAACGTACCCGTTTTAAGGCTTTTGTTGCTATCGGTGACAACAACGGACACATTGGTCTTGGTGTCAAGTGCAGCAAGGAAGTAGCTACCGCTATTCGTGGTGCTATCATCTTGGCCAAATTATCGGTTGTACCCGTTCGTCGTGGTTATTGGGGTAACAAGATCGGTAAGCCCCATACCGTGCCATGCAAGGTTACTGGCAAGTGTGGCTCCGTATCAGTGCGTTTGATCCCAGCTCCTCGTGGTACTGGTATTGTGTCGGCTCCAGTTCCTAAGAAACTTTTGACTATGGCTGGTATTGAGGATTGTTACACTTCAGCACGTGGTTCAACCGGTACCTTAGGTAACTTTGCCAAGGCCACCTACGCTGCCATCGCCAAGACATACGCATACTTGACTCCTGATTTGTGGAAAGAAATGCCTTTGGGTGCTACCCCGTACCAGGAATTCGCCGACTTCTTGGCTGAGAAGCCAGGAAGTGCTCCTCGTCACCAAGTCGAAGCTTAA
- the LOC106626212 gene encoding transmembrane protein 256 homolog, with product MAITDTLHYITIGNPVSKAVISSTTSLFSRGTTSTTSAPSVKASTEVVAAKVMGSAIPPLWKLAGRNHYFVRLAGLSGASAVILGAIGSHKLHPTHEKDETKTIFETANRFHFFHSLALLSVPLARYPAITGGLLLVGTLLFSGTLYYRAFTGDKQYARFAPYGGFCLIVGWLTLLL from the exons ATGGCAATCACTGACACTTTGCATTACATTACCATTGGTAATCCCGTGAGTAAAGCTGTGATTTCCAGCACGACATCATTATTTTCCCGCGGAACG ACTTCGACCACTAGTGCGCCTTCCGTAAAAGCTTCAACTGAAGTAGTCGCCGCAAAAGTTATGGGAAGTGCAATTCCTCCACTATGGAAATTGGCAGGACGCAACCACTATTTCGTGCGTTTAGCAGGTTTAAGCGGGGCCTCAGCCGTTATACTCGGTGCAATTGGAAGTCACAAATTGCATCCAACACACGAGAAGGATGAGACGAAAACAATCTTTGAAACAGCCAACCGCTTCCATTTCTTTCACTCATTGGCACTTCTTAGTGTACCGTTGGCTAGATATCCTGCTATC actGGTGGTCTATTATTGGTCGGAACTTTATTATTTAGCGGCACTCTTTATTACCGTGCTTTTACTGGTGACAAACAGTATGCCCGTTTTGCGCCATATGGCGGATTTTGCTTAATTGTCGGCTGGCTGACgttattgctttaa
- the LOC106624736 gene encoding niacin transporter NiaP isoform X2, producing MCEFKEKQSSSASESAKLTIATIEGGNVIASMPEPGKGAEYFETALEATTFGKFNYLLILISGLILANVLLETLGISFVLPVSQCDLNLTIQERGILSAIGFAGIISSSHLWGFLADTTGRRNIIRPTLLLGFVVTVLSSFATNFWLMVILRYINGFCISGGSATIYAFLGEFHTAKNRSRAIMGSAFIFGVGSMLMPCIAWLVINQEWRFVIPYLGITYKPWRFFMVVCGIPGLLCGLALYKIPESPKFLLSQGHDDKTLEILQTMFHVNTRRPRDEYPVSHVVEDIDSAMCPKIKREGISNPVVALLRSMWDQTQPLFNREYMRTTILICSIQFWIFVTSNGMYMWFPHILNSVAEFLNDNPGNRTYMCQVVYSKQESIFKSESAHATAVSDGVTLAASQCNEKLEISTYEHSLVLEVLYAVGFALIGGIINKVGKCIILFVCLGACGVCGIAATYVDIPMVAIYLYVALLLCGLGINVLSAATVDLYPTRLRAMAVCISLMMGRLGSVVGANVFGALLSHHCETAFIVSGVSLILSGFLGFLITKPGKRSGKQQSWRRTSLVSMTGN from the exons ATGTGTGAATTCAAAGAGAAACAAAGCAGTTCTGCTTCAG AGAGTGCGAAACTGACGATTGCCACAATCGAGGGTGGCAATGTCATCGCCAGTATGCCTGAACCTGGCAAAGGCGCTGAATATTTTGAGACTGCTTTGGAAGCGACGA caTTTGGCAAGTTCAATTATTTACTCATATTGATATCCGGTTTGATACTGGCTAATGTGCTGCTCGAAACACTCGGCATCAGCTTCGTGTTGCCTGTCTCACAATGCGATCTGAACTTGACCATACAGGAGCGTGGCATACTAAGCGCAATCGGATTTGCGGGCATTATTAGCAGCTCTCATCTCTGGGGTTTCCTGGCGGATACCACCGGTCGCAGAAATATAATACGCCCAACATTGCTGTTAGGATTTGTGGTGACGGTGCTTTCAAGTTTTGCAACAAATTTCTGGTTAATGGTCATATTACGCTACATTAATGGCTTCTG CATTTCCGGCGGTTCTGCGACGATTTATGCGTTTTTGGGAGAATTCCACACAGCCAAGAACCGTTCACGCGCCATTATGGGTTCAGCGTTCATATTCGGGGTTGGTTCAATGCTGATGCCCTGCATTGCTTGGTTGGTTATTAATCAGGAATGGCGATTTGTGATTCCCTACTTGGGTATCACCTACAAGCCTTGGCGGTTCTTCATGGTTGTTTGTGGCATACCCGGTTTGTTGTGTGGCTTAGCCTTGTACAAGATACCAGAGAGCCCGAAATTCTTGCTCAGTCAGGGCCACGACGATAAGACACTCGAGATATTGCAGACAATGTTCCATGTGAATACCCGCAGACCACGTGATGAATATCCG GTTTCTCATGTCGTTGAAGACATTGACAGTGCAATGTGCCCGAAAATCAAACGTGAAGGTATTTCAAATCCCGTTGTTGCTCTACTTCGCTCTATGTGGGATCAAACACAGCCGCTCTTCAATCGCGAGTACATGCGCACCACGATACTCATCTGTTCTATACAATTTTGGATATTCGTGACTTCGAATGGCATGTACATGTGGTTCCCACACATTCTCAACAGTGTCGCAGAGTTTTTGAACGACAATCCCGGCAATCGTACTTATATGTGCCAAGTGGTGTACAGCAAACAGGAGAGCATTTTTAAGTCAGAGAGCGCACATGCCACCGCTGTCAGTGATGGCGTGACACTAGCAGCGTCGCAATGCAATGAAAAGTTGGAGATCTCGACATATGAACATTCTTTGGTTTTGGAGGTGCTTTACGCCGTGGGTTTTGCTCTCATTGGCGGTATCATCAATAAAGTGGGCAAATGCATCATACTTT TTGTGTGCCTAGGTGCCTGTGGCGTTTGTGGTATAGCTGCAACATACGTCGATATACCCATGGTTGCCATATATCTGTATGTGGCTTTACTGCTTTGTGGTTTGGGCATTAATGTTTTAAGCGCGGCTACCGTCGATTTATATCCCACAAGATTGag AGCAATGGCTGTTTGTATATCGCTGATGATGGGTCGCTTGGGCAGCGTTGTCGGCGCCAATGTTTTTGGTGCGCTATTAAGTCATCACTGCGAAACCGCCTTTATCGTTTCGGGTGTGTCTTTGATATTGAGTGGCTTTCTCGGTTTTCTCATTACTAAACCGGGCAAACGAAGCGGGAAGCAACAGTCTTGGCGTCGCACCAGCCTGGTCTCCATGACGGGGAACTGA
- the LOC106624736 gene encoding niacin transporter NiaP isoform X1, whose translation MCEFKEKQSSSASAESAKLTIATIEGGNVIASMPEPGKGAEYFETALEATTFGKFNYLLILISGLILANVLLETLGISFVLPVSQCDLNLTIQERGILSAIGFAGIISSSHLWGFLADTTGRRNIIRPTLLLGFVVTVLSSFATNFWLMVILRYINGFCISGGSATIYAFLGEFHTAKNRSRAIMGSAFIFGVGSMLMPCIAWLVINQEWRFVIPYLGITYKPWRFFMVVCGIPGLLCGLALYKIPESPKFLLSQGHDDKTLEILQTMFHVNTRRPRDEYPVSHVVEDIDSAMCPKIKREGISNPVVALLRSMWDQTQPLFNREYMRTTILICSIQFWIFVTSNGMYMWFPHILNSVAEFLNDNPGNRTYMCQVVYSKQESIFKSESAHATAVSDGVTLAASQCNEKLEISTYEHSLVLEVLYAVGFALIGGIINKVGKCIILFVCLGACGVCGIAATYVDIPMVAIYLYVALLLCGLGINVLSAATVDLYPTRLRAMAVCISLMMGRLGSVVGANVFGALLSHHCETAFIVSGVSLILSGFLGFLITKPGKRSGKQQSWRRTSLVSMTGN comes from the exons ATGTGTGAATTCAAAGAGAAACAAAGCAGTTCTGCTTCAG CAGAGAGTGCGAAACTGACGATTGCCACAATCGAGGGTGGCAATGTCATCGCCAGTATGCCTGAACCTGGCAAAGGCGCTGAATATTTTGAGACTGCTTTGGAAGCGACGA caTTTGGCAAGTTCAATTATTTACTCATATTGATATCCGGTTTGATACTGGCTAATGTGCTGCTCGAAACACTCGGCATCAGCTTCGTGTTGCCTGTCTCACAATGCGATCTGAACTTGACCATACAGGAGCGTGGCATACTAAGCGCAATCGGATTTGCGGGCATTATTAGCAGCTCTCATCTCTGGGGTTTCCTGGCGGATACCACCGGTCGCAGAAATATAATACGCCCAACATTGCTGTTAGGATTTGTGGTGACGGTGCTTTCAAGTTTTGCAACAAATTTCTGGTTAATGGTCATATTACGCTACATTAATGGCTTCTG CATTTCCGGCGGTTCTGCGACGATTTATGCGTTTTTGGGAGAATTCCACACAGCCAAGAACCGTTCACGCGCCATTATGGGTTCAGCGTTCATATTCGGGGTTGGTTCAATGCTGATGCCCTGCATTGCTTGGTTGGTTATTAATCAGGAATGGCGATTTGTGATTCCCTACTTGGGTATCACCTACAAGCCTTGGCGGTTCTTCATGGTTGTTTGTGGCATACCCGGTTTGTTGTGTGGCTTAGCCTTGTACAAGATACCAGAGAGCCCGAAATTCTTGCTCAGTCAGGGCCACGACGATAAGACACTCGAGATATTGCAGACAATGTTCCATGTGAATACCCGCAGACCACGTGATGAATATCCG GTTTCTCATGTCGTTGAAGACATTGACAGTGCAATGTGCCCGAAAATCAAACGTGAAGGTATTTCAAATCCCGTTGTTGCTCTACTTCGCTCTATGTGGGATCAAACACAGCCGCTCTTCAATCGCGAGTACATGCGCACCACGATACTCATCTGTTCTATACAATTTTGGATATTCGTGACTTCGAATGGCATGTACATGTGGTTCCCACACATTCTCAACAGTGTCGCAGAGTTTTTGAACGACAATCCCGGCAATCGTACTTATATGTGCCAAGTGGTGTACAGCAAACAGGAGAGCATTTTTAAGTCAGAGAGCGCACATGCCACCGCTGTCAGTGATGGCGTGACACTAGCAGCGTCGCAATGCAATGAAAAGTTGGAGATCTCGACATATGAACATTCTTTGGTTTTGGAGGTGCTTTACGCCGTGGGTTTTGCTCTCATTGGCGGTATCATCAATAAAGTGGGCAAATGCATCATACTTT TTGTGTGCCTAGGTGCCTGTGGCGTTTGTGGTATAGCTGCAACATACGTCGATATACCCATGGTTGCCATATATCTGTATGTGGCTTTACTGCTTTGTGGTTTGGGCATTAATGTTTTAAGCGCGGCTACCGTCGATTTATATCCCACAAGATTGag AGCAATGGCTGTTTGTATATCGCTGATGATGGGTCGCTTGGGCAGCGTTGTCGGCGCCAATGTTTTTGGTGCGCTATTAAGTCATCACTGCGAAACCGCCTTTATCGTTTCGGGTGTGTCTTTGATATTGAGTGGCTTTCTCGGTTTTCTCATTACTAAACCGGGCAAACGAAGCGGGAAGCAACAGTCTTGGCGTCGCACCAGCCTGGTCTCCATGACGGGGAACTGA